TCCTGTGAAAGTAGTACTTTTGATTATGAAGACGATATTCCATCTGTTACAAGACAAGTACCAAGTAGGAAGTATGCAAACATTAGAAAAATTGATAAGGATGCCCCTTTTATACATATGAGCCGTCACACTAATGAAAGTACATTGGGcaaaaattctttcaacttttctgactTAAATCATTCAAAAAGTAAATTAtcctctgaaggaaatgaaaaaggaaacagcacAGCTCTGAATAGTTTATTCCCTTCATCATTAAATGAAAATTGTGAATTGCTGTCTTGCTCAGGGGAAAACAGAACTATGATGCATTCTCTTGATAGCATTGCTGATGAAAGTGgactaaataaacttaaaattagatatgaagaatttcaagaacataaaacagaaaaaccaagCCTCAGCCAGCAAGCAGCACATTATATGTTTTTTCCCAGTGTTGTTCTCTCTAATTGTCTCAGTAGGCCCCAAAAACTCTCTCCTGTCACATATAAACTACAACCTAGCAATAAACAGTCCCggttaaaaatgaataagaagaAGCTTGCAAGTCATCAAGAGACTTCTAGCAAAACTGCTGAAACTGGATCCTCAAAAGATAATTGTATACAAAATAATCCTTGTAATAGTAATAATTCTGAGAAAGATAATGTATTGGCTAGCGATTTAATTAGGGTCACCCGTggaacttttgaaaataaaacatctaCAGACAGTTTTGTAGACTGTCACTTTGGAGAAGGAACCTTAGAAACTGAGCAGTCCTTTGGAttgtatggaaataaatataCCCTTAGAGCCAAACGCAAGGTAAATTATGAGAACGAAGATAGTGAGTCAGGTTTTGTAACACACAACTCAAAAATTAGCCTACCTCATCCCATGGAAATTGGTGAAAGTTTAGATGGAACTCTCAAATCTCGAAAACGCAGAAAAATGTCTAAAAAGTTGCCCCCTGTCATCATAaagtacattattattaatagGTTTAGAGGGAGGAAAAATATGCTTGTGAAACTAGGAAAAATAGActctaaagaaaaacaagtaatattaacagaggaaaaaatggaactgTATAAAAAACTTGCACCTTTGAAGGATTTTTGGCCAAAAGTTCCTGACTCCCCTGCAACCAAATATCCCATTTATCCATTAACACCAAAGAAAAGTCacagaagaaaatcaaaacataagTCTGCTAAGAAAAAAACTGGTAAACAACAAAGGACAAATAGTGAAAATATTAGAAGAACTTTGTCTTTCAGGAAAAAACGGTCACATGctattctttctcctccctcaCCATCTTATAATGCTGAAACCGAAGACTGTGACTTAAATTATAGTGATGTTATGTCTAAACTAGGCTTTCTTTCTGAGAGAAGCACAAGTCCCATAAACTCTTCTCCACCTCGCTGCTGGTCTCCCACAGATCCAAGAGCTGAAGAAATTATGGCTGCTGCCGATAAAGAAGCAATGCTTTTTAAGGGTCCTAATGTATATAATAGTAAGACTGTTAATTCCCGTATAGGAAAAAATAGTCGAGCAAGAATGCAGGTTAAGAAATCAAAAACAAAGCTTGTTAATCCCTCTACAGTTTCTAAGAAAAGGAACAAACGAAATCAGACAAGTAAACTAGTAGATgatggaaaaaagaaaccaagagcaaaacagaaacaaaaaacaaatgagaaaagtacACCGAGAAAGCacataaatgaaaaactaaaatctCAAGCTGGTACTGAAGTTAAGTTTGTGCTGAAACATCAGAATGTGCCTGAGACCTCAGATAATTCTGGAGGCTCTCATCTACTTTTTAAACAGAAAGATGTGTCTTTAATCGGCTCTGCTATAGATCATCCCCTTTCTGCTCCTATCCCCACTGGAATTCATGCACAACAGAATTTATCTggctgcttttcttctttcctagaaAGCAAGAAACCTGTAGATTTGCAGGCATTCCCCAGTTCACGAGATGATGTGAATTCTTCCGTTGTTTGTAGTTCTTTAGGACCTGGAATCTCAAAAGTTAATGTTCAGCGGTCTCATTGTCAAAATGCTATGTTTGCTCTAAAAGAATCAAGCTtgattcaaaaaaatatatttgaccttTCAAACCATTTGTCTCAGGTAGCACAGAATACACAGATATCTTCTGGTATAATGTCTCCAAAGATAGAAGAGAATGCAAATATACAAAAAAGCTATTTGTCATCTCTTGGAAAGTTAAATGAATATCGTAATTCCCTAGAATCAAAGCCAGACCAGACGTATGCCTCTAATTTTTTGCATTGCAAAGATAGTCAGCAGCAGATTGTGTGCATGGCAGAACATTCAAAGCACAGTGAAACTTGTTCTTCAGGAAATGCAGCTTCAGAGGAAAGTCAGATGCCTAATAATTGCTTTGTAACTTCTTTGAGAAACCCAATCAAACAAATAGCTTGGGAGCAAAAACAAAGGGGTTTTATTTTAGACATGTCAAACTTTAAACCTGAAAGGGTAAAGCAAAAGCCATTGTCAGAAGCAATTTCACAAACCAAAGCACTTTCTCAATGCAGGAATCGAAATGTGTCAACACCGTCAGCGTTTGGTGAAGGACAGTCTGGACTGGCAGTTCTAAAAGAATTGTTGCAGAAAAGACAACAGAAAGCACAAAATGCAAATAGTATACAAGACCCATTATCTAATAAACAGCAACCAAACAAAAATATCTCTGTTTCTCTTGAGCATAACAAATCAGTTAAACGAACACGATCAGTAACATCTCCAAGAAAACCTCGAACTCCCAGAAGTACAAAACCTAAAGAAAAAATTCCCAAACTTCTTAAAGTAGACTCTCTAAATTTACAAAACTCTGGCCAGTTGGATAACTCCCTATCAGATGATAGTCCCATCTTCTTTTCAGATCCAGGTTTTGAAAGTTGTTATTCACTTGAGGATAGCTTGTCCCCTgaacataattataattttgataTTAATACAATAGGTCAAACTGgattttgtagtttttattctGGAAGTCAGTTTGTCCCAGCTGATCAGAATTTGCCTCAGAAGTTCCTGAGTGATGCAGTTCAGGATCTTTTCCCAGGACAAACTGTAGAAAAAACTGAGTTTTTAAGTCATGATAACCAGAAATGTGATGAAGACAAACATCATGCCTCAGACTCAACTGCATGGATTCGATCTGGTACTCTAAGTCCTGAACTGTTTGAGAAATCATCCATAGATAGCAATGAGAATCATCGCCACAATCAGTGGAAAAATACCTTTCATCCTCTAACAACTCGGTCTAATTCAATTATGGAGACTTTCTGTATCCAGCAGTCAGAGAACTGTCTAAATGAAAAATCCAGATTAAATAGGAGTTCAATAAGCAAAGAAGTGTTTCTTAGCCTCTCACAGCCAGGCAGTTCAGATTGGATTCAAAGTCATACCAGAAAAGAAATGGGGCAGTCTCTTGATGCAGTCAATACTTCGTTTACTACAGTACTATCCTCCCCTGATGGTGAACTTGTAGATGCAGCCTCTGAAGATTTAGAATTGTATGTTTCAAGAAACACTGATGTGTTGACACCAACTCCAGATAGTTCGCCAAGGTCTACCAGCTCTCCCTTGCAATCTAAAAACGGCAGTTTCACCCCTCGAACTGCTCACATTCTGAAACCACTTATGTCCCCACCAAGTAGGGAAGAAATTATGGCAACTTTGTTGGATCATGACCTTTCAGAAACCATTTACCAAGAACCATTTTGCAGTAATCCTTCTGATGTACCAGAAAAGCCCAGGTAATCAGAATTATTTTTCCCCTTGGGTCACTCTGAATGATTATAATGTATATAACAAAATTTGGTAACTGACTACTACTTTCTCTGTGATACTATTAGTATGTCATTATGAAAACACTTTTATAATTATGGGCATATTAAAAGCATTCACAAACTGGGTGGATGGTTGTACCCAGAGAAATTTATTTAAGTTGATCAGTGTTGGTCTTGATCTATTATTTTGCACTGCATCAACATTAAGGGATTAGAGACTGTCTCTGACACAATGCCAAGAAGGATGTCATAATACTTTTATAgtactatcattttaaaaatagtatttatttctaaagtggtaaactttcataattttaaaaagaactttgttttttaaaaatgtttgaaaataagcATACATATGTTTTAAATACTCTTAGGATATTTCTCTAAATGAAGATTATTTTAAGTTGTTTCTGTTACATACACTCTTTTCATATTGCCAGCATCTTCATTcatattgttactgttgtttgtACATTTATTAGGGGTACAAGATGGACTTTGATTCCCCTCATCTCTTCTTTTAAGAATCTTTTCAGAAAAGTGATAAACAGAGAGACAGAtccgtgcacacacacagccagtaGCGAAAGGTGAAGGTTTATAAATAAACCACAGCCCTGGCCTATTTATAAACCAGTAGTTAAGTAGGTATCCTGTCCTGCCTGCATCACCAAGGTAGAACATATCTGATAAGAGCTAAATTGGGGGACAAGGCTTAATCCAGAAAGTTTAAGGGTTGGCTTTTGGCCCTGCCCCTGTGTCTTTGATCCTATTTACCTAATCAGTTGCAGAGAGAGGCAGTTCATTTCAGCCATCCAGTCAGAAGCAGAGCAGAATTTCCAGGACTGCTGAGGCAGACCCTGGTTAATCTAAATGATGGAAAGAGATAGGATGTGCCAGCAAAGGCAAGAGGCCACACTGTATGTACGCACTGACTTGAGCAGCACTATGTTCCTTACCCTACtgaaacagacaataaatgcCAGAATTTTTACCCAGCAGATTAGCAATAATTTCTGGAAGAGTCTATTTAAGAAAGGGGTGAGAAAAGGTGATCAGAAATACAGAGTAGAAGTTCCCTCCTCTAAGGACTTGAAGTGAAAGGTAGAAAATCCCTCACCCTACCTCACCCCCACACTGCCTAGCACATAGTTTTGCTGTTCTTTTGTGCCTGGTACCCACATTTGGTTTTTTAACATGAATGGAACTCTTTATTTCACTGTCAGAATATATGAACGTATGTTCCTTAGCTATTAGTTTCCATTATTTTGGGGACTTTGACTTTACCAGTAGTGATTCATagtatattttttcatctgtattttcttccttAGTCTTGCACATCTTCTTAATTCTTAGTTAACTTGTCATGTCCTAGTCATTTACTCTGTGTTACTATTAATTGTTGTCCAACTTTGGCACTTGTTCTGCAGCTGAAATAAAAGGATGATAGtcattatatttgaaatttgtaCCCTATAcaaatttttctaataaaaactaTGTATTCACTGTAGAAaatttaggaaaagaagaaataaaaatgacaccATTTCTCTACCTAGTAACAaccattattaatatttaaatgttttcatttttaagtatagtttttattttgttttattgatgtGTTCTTACTATAATCACAATATTACATTGAAATTGATTCACTCACTattataatataaacattttccaaatttatgaGTGTCTTgaaacatcattttaaatgacTGCATAATATTCTATCATGTGCATATTACTAGACAGAAACGTTGTTCTCTCTTTGGCTACTATAGAGAATTGTGTGATACCTTCTTCATAAAGCATTTCTTGTATTTTGGAGTCTTTACTTAAAACTCTCAATATAGGATGACTGAAAAATTTAAGGCTCTTGATATATATTACAGCATGAGTTATAGCAGTTAGCATGCTGctgaaaatattcaagaaagCTGAACTTACCACACCTCAGCAATTTTTGCTTATCTTTTACTTCATTATGATCTCTGTATTAGTAATATTAGAGTTGGGTATAGTCACATATGTGTACTCATTTCCTTCAATAACAATaattcttctgatttttcataAAGCTGCCAGGTAGGTGCAGGGAAGGTGCTAGTCCTGATTATGGCATTAACTAGTAAGAGCTAGAATCTTTCCATATATGGGGGAAAGGAAATGTGGTAACTCTGGTGCTATTCCTTCTGCTCCAATCAAAAATTAGAATTCAGTTCATTGAGTTTTATCTAGAAAGTGACCGGGTCATTTGGGAAATCATGCCCTACAAGAAGTAATTGAAGAAACTTAAGAATGATCTTCATACTCATGAAAGAGATaccatgaagaagaaaaagagaagtatgTTGCTGCAGAAGGCATAAATACATGACCTATAGATATATTAGAGAACAAAATTTAGCTTAATACTTACAGTAACTATTAGAAACTAAGCCAGGTTTCCTTTTAATTAGTGATTCTTCACATGCATTAGTAGCATTTAACCCATGTGCACCCTGCCAACTGCTAAGTTCTTGCGATAGTATTAACCTTTTTCATGTAAAGGGGAGAAAGAAATACAGTTTACATCaattgtgtgtgattttttttaatgtttgaggGAATTTGGCAGGGTATAAAGACTTGTTTCAACGGACAGGCTTTGCTAGACTGCTGCATAGAGAGTAGGGAATGTATAAAAAGGTTATAGATAAAATCCGGGGTATAGTCTCTGATGATAAATTCTTCCagcatttttattcttatatgGTGACAGTGGAAAGTTATTTAAGATGAATAGAGGAAAGGAATCGGATGTGTCTGTACCATTTCCTTGAAAAGAAGGCTTCATTGGACACTTTCTTTCCCTGGTATTGATGATACCTTCCAAAGGAATTTTAATTTAGTAGTCATATACCTGTTAGAAAAAGCATATCGAGACTAAAGATAGAATGTACctgcataaaatatatgtttgtggAGGTTGGGGCATAGGATgtggaaacagaagaaagaaataggcatttttaaaactccaaaaaTAACTTCTAAAAATCTCTAAGTTAAGGAGCtaatattttggtaatttttctttGAGACAAAACAGTTGTTCTAAAATATGTTGTTTATAGGGAGATCGGTGGACGGCTTCTCATGGTAGAAACTCGACTTCCAAATGATCTGGCTGAGTTTGAGGGAGACTTTTCTTTGGAAGGACTTCGTCTGTGGAAAACAGCCTTCTCAGCAATGACTCAAAATCCAAGACCTGGGTCACCCCCTCACAATGGCCAAGCAGCTGTCAATAAAGGATCAAGTAATAATCGTAAAATGGCTGAAGATAAAAAAATTGTGATCATGCCTTGCAAATGTGCCCCAAGTCGACAACTGGTTCAGGCATGGCTTCAAGCCAAAGAAGAATATGAACGTTCCAAGAAACTGTCTAAAACGGAGCCAACTGGAGTTGTAAAATCTGCTGAAGACTTCAGCTCTTCAGTTAATCCAGATGACAGACCTGTAGCGCCTCCAAAAATGGATACAACTCCACATATACTCCCCACTACAGCACATACCAAGGAAGATGTTGACAATTCTCAGATTGCTTTACAAGCACCAACCACAGAATGCCATCAGACTGCAAGTGAAAGTCAGACACTGCCACTAGTTGCTTCTgcagatgatgctgagaaagatcagGATGATGACAGTGACTATTCTATTAGTTATAGCTCTCCTGATTCTCCAGCAATTCCCCCTTGGCAACAGGCAACATCCCCAGATTCCAAAACATTAAATGGAGATGACAGACCCTCATCACCAGTAGAGGACCTACATTCTCTGACTATTGAGAACTTACTAAAGCCCATAAAAGATAGTGTACAGAAGAGCCCCTGCACTGAGCCCCAGGAGCCTCTAGTGATATCCCCAATTAATGTTAGGACAAGAACTGAGATATGTGAATCACTTTGCCTTCATAGTACACCGATCATACAGAGAAAACTCCTGGAAAGGCTTCCTGAGGCAACTGGCCTTAGCCCTTTGTCAACAGGTAAGTTTACAAATAACAGAAAGTCACCATAGAGCTCTTCAGATACCAGAAATGAAAGCAGCATTGACTATGTAATGAAAATCAGagctttttaaatgtaattttagcTCAGCTAATGAGAGGTGGTTACTTTGTCATGTCTTAGATATCATCACATGATaactttttttatctttctgctgTGAAATATACTCACATCTGTTTGCATCCTTTCTTCTTGCCTTCTGGGTTGAATATAGGAGCCCTCTCAGAAACCTTATCTTCTCAGCTTAATTTTTCCTACTGGCTTTGATTTATATCCAGATATTTCCCACCctgtaaaatagaaaaccaaacaCCTATCTTGACCTTCCGTCTTTTAGCCTCTACTCTTTTTCCTCTCATTTAAAGCCAAATTTCTTAAAAGATCTCTCTAATTTTACAGCTCTATTGCTTTACATCCTACTCATTTGTCAGCCCACTCTAAACTGGATTCTGCCCCCATCAATTCACCAGTATGGATCTTGTGAAGATTCTCTATAATCTACATGTAGCTAAAGCCAGTGGatgtttttcagtctttctatCACATACCCTCCAAGCAGCCATTGTTCTTATGACCACACCTTCCTCCTTAGAGCGTCTTCTCCCTTTGGCTTTACCCctactcctctttttttttcccctctgtttcttCCTGCTTGCTTTCCTTTGAAGTGTATCTCACATTCTCAGTTATTATCTAAACATTGTAGCTTATTAAGGCTTagccttcagctttctttactctGTGTTCTCTCCCTCAATGACCTAGTTCCTGCCCACAGAATTGATAATTCACAAATTTAAATTTCCAGTTCAGAATTCTCTTTTAAGCTTCAGAACACTATATCCAGCTACCTTTGGCATTTCTACTTGAATGCTCAGAAGCACCACAAGgtcactattttttaaacttagtttATGATCTCATTGCATCCATTCACTACCAATCACCTAGCACgctttatacacatacatacttgCCCACACATTGAAAACTATTCCTTATTTGAATGGACAGTACCACCACTTCTTCTGTCACTGAGTTAAGCAGGTCAGAAATAgtggttttatttataatatcacCTGATTCCCTCACTGCCCATCCTGTGGTTTTCACACTTCTTTGTTTCCTAAATTATCCAAAACTCTCTAACTCCGTCTCTGGTACTACCAAGCCCTCATTTCTCACCTGGGCTTCTACTCTAGCCTTCTTATTCACCCTTAacaatttccagtttttttgtttggtaATCAGGGAAAATTCTCACTCTTTTCCTAGttaatttctattctttcttccgATTTTAGCTCAAAAAAGCCCTCCTAATTCCCTGACTAGATAAAATTTCTCAATTATCTTCTGCTTTCTTGTACTTACCCCagttataattttacttttttatatgtatttgatCAATGTCTGATTCTCTCTCTAGACCTCACAAGGGtacaagattatttttttcttcatctttataaaTACTTGATAAATCAGTgagtaaatggattaaatgattCCCTCTGTCAATAACTGAGGAATAAAATTCAACAActaatttctaaatgtttttatttaatagtacaaatattaaaagttattttagtgTGGGAATCGCAGGTTTGaatcaatttcatttttaaattgtgtaatCTTTCTGAAGAATTTATAGGACAATACTCACGAAAGGTATCTGAGAGTtggaacaacaaaaatgaaaaaaaaaaaaaaaacacacacagaagcagGCAATGTTGATTTGtatgttaaatataaaatttctttctgCAGAACCAAAAACCCAGAAATTGAGTCATAAGAAAGGAAGTAATACTGACGCTCTTAGAAGAGTACTCTTAACACAAGCAAAGGTAACTATGCTAAACATATTTAAACATCAGTGGAAGATCCATTCTTATTCTTGGATTTCAGTTAGATAATTGATAACTTTGtgtctcaatttttaaataattttattatatttttgcatCATTTATTTACATGTCTTTGAGACGACAAGAAAttgcctaattaaaaaaattttttgttgttgttgggatCTAAAAGATTCttatatgtaaatacaaataTTACAGAGAAAGTGAATATGATAGCCAAAATGTGGATTATGAGGATACAAATACATTAACTGATTACTGGCAAAATCAGAACAGTCCAATGACAGCAGAGCTCAAGTAAGTGATTTTTGATCCCACCAAAAGTATATCCTTTTTCTTggtttattacttttttcttagaTATAGCATTATtgatttttcagttcattttactAAGTATCAAAGGAAAGCAACATTATTTGTTACCAAAACTCTGAAAAATCATAA
This is a stretch of genomic DNA from Odocoileus virginianus isolate 20LAN1187 ecotype Illinois chromosome 19, Ovbor_1.2, whole genome shotgun sequence. It encodes these proteins:
- the REV3L gene encoding DNA polymerase zeta catalytic subunit isoform X2, with protein sequence MFSVRIVTADYYMASPLQGLDICQSPLTQAPVKKVPVVRIFGATPAGQKTCLHLHGIFPYLYVPYDGYGQQPESYLSQMAFSIDRALNVALGNPSSTAQHVFKVSLVSGMPFYGYHEKERHFMKIYLYNPAMVKRICELLQSGAIMNKFYQPHEAHIPYLLQLFIDYNLYGMNLINLAAVKFRKARRKSDPLHPTGSCKDRLPGKNSLTGTLFRWEEGEIPSSLILEGVEPQSTCELEVDAVAADILNRLDIEAQIGGNPGLQAIWEDEKQRRRNRNETSQISQPESQDRRFVPATESEKKFQKRLQEILKENNFSVTLSGSVDYSDGSQEFSAELTLHSEVLSPEILPCTPANIVEVHKDAELSKGHTRPKVEEALINEEAILNLMENSQTFQPLTQRLSESPVFLDSSPDEALVHLLAGLENDGYHRGRNRMPSQCRSFGNSKNPQNSDDEENEPQIEKEEMELSLVMSQRWDSNIEEHCAKKRSLCRNTHRSSTEEDDSSSEEEMEWSNNSLLLANLSIPQLDGTADENSDNPLNNENSRTHSSVIATSKLSVKPSIFHKDAATLEPPSSAKITFQCKHTSALSSHVLNKEDLIEDLSQPSKLEKSLDHSVTSFTNESTYSMKYPGSLSSSVHSENSHKESGKKDVLPVSSCESSTFDYEDDIPSVTRQVPSRKYANIRKIDKDAPFIHMSRHTNESTLGKNSFNFSDLNHSKSKLSSEGNEKGNSTALNSLFPSSLNENCELLSCSGENRTMMHSLDSIADESGLNKLKIRYEEFQEHKTEKPSLSQQAAHYMFFPSVVLSNCLSRPQKLSPVTYKLQPSNKQSRLKMNKKKLASHQETSSKTAETGSSKDNCIQNNPCNSNNSEKDNVLASDLIRVTRGTFENKTSTDSFVDCHFGEGTLETEQSFGLYGNKYTLRAKRKVNYENEDSESGFVTHNSKISLPHPMEIGESLDGTLKSRKRRKMSKKLPPVIIKYIIINRFRGRKNMLVKLGKIDSKEKQVILTEEKMELYKKLAPLKDFWPKVPDSPATKYPIYPLTPKKSHRRKSKHKSAKKKTGKQQRTNSENIRRTLSFRKKRSHAILSPPSPSYNAETEDCDLNYSDVMSKLGFLSERSTSPINSSPPRCWSPTDPRAEEIMAAADKEAMLFKGPNVYNSKTVNSRIGKNSRARMQVKKSKTKLVNPSTVSKKRNKRNQTSKLVDDGKKKPRAKQKQKTNEKSTPRKHINEKLKSQAGTEVKFVLKHQNVPETSDNSGGSHLLFKQKDVSLIGSAIDHPLSAPIPTGIHAQQNLSGCFSSFLESKKPVDLQAFPSSRDDVNSSVVCSSLGPGISKVNVQRSHCQNAMFALKESSLIQKNIFDLSNHLSQVAQNTQISSGIMSPKIEENANIQKSYLSSLGKLNEYRNSLESKPDQTYASNFLHCKDSQQQIVCMAEHSKHSETCSSGNAASEESQMPNNCFVTSLRNPIKQIAWEQKQRGFILDMSNFKPERVKQKPLSEAISQTKALSQCRNRNVSTPSAFGEGQSGLAVLKELLQKRQQKAQNANSIQDPLSNKQQPNKNISVSLEHNKSVKRTRSVTSPRKPRTPRSTKPKEKIPKLLKVDSLNLQNSGQLDNSLSDDSPIFFSDPGFESCYSLEDSLSPEHNYNFDINTIGQTGFCSFYSGSQFVPADQNLPQKFLSDAVQDLFPGQTVEKTEFLSHDNQKCDEDKHHASDSTAWIRSGTLSPELFEKSSIDSNENHRHNQWKNTFHPLTTRSNSIMETFCIQQSENCLNEKSRLNRSSISKEVFLSLSQPGSSDWIQSHTRKEMGQSLDAVNTSFTTVLSSPDGELVDAASEDLELYVSRNTDVLTPTPDSSPRSTSSPLQSKNGSFTPRTAHILKPLMSPPSREEIMATLLDHDLSETIYQEPFCSNPSDVPEKPREIGGRLLMVETRLPNDLAEFEGDFSLEGLRLWKTAFSAMTQNPRPGSPPHNGQAAVNKGSSNNRKMAEDKKIVIMPCKCAPSRQLVQAWLQAKEEYERSKKLSKTEPTGVVKSAEDFSSSVNPDDRPVAPPKMDTTPHILPTTAHTKEDVDNSQIALQAPTTECHQTASESQTLPLVASADDAEKDQDDDSDYSISYSSPDSPAIPPWQQATSPDSKTLNGDDRPSSPVEDLHSLTIENLLKPIKDSVQKSPCTEPQEPLVISPINVRTRTEICESLCLHSTPIIQRKLLERLPEATGLSPLSTEPKTQKLSHKKGSNTDALRRVLLTQAKNQFAAVNTPKKETSQIDGPSLNNTYGFKVSIQNLQEAKALHEIQNLTLISVELHARTRRDLEPDPEFDPICALFYCISSDTPLPDTDKTELTGVIVIDKDKTVSSQDIRYQTPLLIRSGITGLEVTYAADEKALFQEIANIIKRYDPDILLGYEIQMHSWGYLLQRAAALSVDLCQMISRVPDDKIENRFAAERDEYGSDTMSEINIVGRITLNLWRIMRNEVALNNYTFENVSFHVLHQRFPLFTLRVLSDWFDNKTDLYRWKMVDHYISRVRGNLQMLEQLDLIGKTSEMARLFGIQFLHVLTRGSQYRVESMMLRIAKPMNYIPVTPSVQQRSQMRAPQCVPLIMEPESRFYSNSVLVLDFQSLYPSIVIAYNYCFSTCLGHVENLGKYDEFKFGCTSLRVPPDLLYQIRHDITVSPNGIAFVKPSVRKGVLPRMLEEILKTRLMVKRSMKTYKQDRALSRMLDARQLGLKLIANVTFGYTAANFSGRMPCIEVGDSIVHKARETLERAIKLVNDTKKWGARVVYGDTDSMFVLLKGATKEQSFKIGQEIAEAVTATNPKPVKLKFEKVYLPCVLQTKKRYVGYMYETLDQKDPVFDAKGIETVRRDSCPAVSKILERSLKLLFETRDISLIKQYVQRQCMKLLEGKASIQDFIFAKEYRGSASYKPGACVPALELTRKMLTYDRRSEPRVGERVPYVIIYGAPGVPLIQLVRRPVEVLQDPTLRLNATYYITKQILPPLARIFSLIGIDVFSWYHELPRIQKATSSSRNELEGRKGTIAQYFTTLHCPVCDDLTQHGICSKCRSQPQHVAVILNQEIRELERQQERLVKVCKNCTGCFDRHIPCVSLNCPVLYKLSRVNRELSKAPYLRQLLDQF